In Leptospira sp. WS58.C1, a single genomic region encodes these proteins:
- the rplE gene encoding 50S ribosomal protein L5, with translation MAAARLREKYGKEIVPALQKQYNFKSIMQVPRLEKIVLNVGMGEAHTNPKALEAAVEELALITGQRPVKTKAKKSIAGFKLREGMSLGTTVTLRGNYMYEFLDRLVNVALPRVRDFKGVSEKGFDGRGNYNFSIKEQIIFPEIKVDKINTLYGMNLTFVTNTKVDAEAYSLLAAFGMPFRNLR, from the coding sequence ATGGCAGCAGCTAGATTGAGAGAAAAATACGGGAAAGAAATCGTTCCCGCTCTTCAGAAACAATATAACTTCAAGTCCATCATGCAAGTTCCTCGTTTGGAAAAAATCGTTCTAAACGTGGGAATGGGCGAGGCTCATACCAACCCGAAAGCATTGGAAGCAGCCGTGGAAGAACTCGCATTGATTACCGGACAACGCCCGGTTAAAACCAAGGCTAAAAAATCCATCGCGGGATTTAAACTCCGTGAAGGTATGAGTCTCGGTACCACTGTTACCTTACGTGGAAACTATATGTATGAGTTTCTGGATCGTTTGGTGAACGTGGCTCTACCAAGGGTGCGTGACTTTAAGGGAGTTTCCGAGAAAGGTTTCGACGGACGCGGAAACTATAACTTTAGCATCAAAGAACAAATCATCTTCCCCGAGATCAAAGTGGATAAGATCAACACTCTCTACGGGATGAACCTGACCTTCGTAACGAACACCAAGGTGGACGCAGAGGCTTATAGCCTTCTCGCCGCTTTCGGTATGCCGTTCCGGAACCTGAGATAA
- the rplX gene encoding 50S ribosomal protein L24, whose amino-acid sequence MSKLTYRGSEYTKFKSVRLHKDDEVVVIAGKEKGKKGKILVIDKKRDRVVVEGLNKRKRFLRPTQENPQGGIVEVEAPMHISNVMFYDSKKKKGVRLGYQENKGKKVRVSKADGKEI is encoded by the coding sequence ATGTCTAAGCTGACGTATCGGGGATCCGAATATACAAAATTCAAGTCCGTTCGCCTGCATAAAGATGACGAAGTAGTAGTCATTGCAGGAAAAGAGAAAGGTAAAAAAGGCAAGATCCTGGTTATCGATAAGAAAAGGGATCGTGTAGTAGTAGAAGGACTGAACAAACGTAAACGTTTCTTAAGACCTACCCAAGAAAACCCGCAAGGTGGTATCGTAGAAGTGGAAGCTCCAATGCACATTTCCAACGTAATGTTCTACGATTCCAAAAAGAAGAAGGGAGTTCGTCTGGGCTACCAAGAGAATAAAGGTAAAAAAGTCCGTGTTTCAAAAGCGGACGGGAAAGAGATCTAA
- the rplN gene encoding 50S ribosomal protein L14 → MIQQETILQVADNSGIKRVMCIKVLGGSKKRYASVGDEIIVAVKDAQPAYGLKDSTGKKVHNKAVQRAVVVRTKKEIRRPDGSYIRFDDNAVAIIDDKGNPKGTRIFGPVARELRDKKYAKIISLAPEVL, encoded by the coding sequence ATGATCCAACAGGAAACCATCCTCCAAGTCGCCGATAACTCCGGAATCAAAAGAGTTATGTGTATTAAAGTTCTAGGAGGCTCTAAAAAACGTTACGCCTCCGTAGGAGACGAGATCATCGTCGCCGTTAAGGACGCACAACCAGCTTATGGTTTAAAGGATTCCACGGGGAAGAAGGTCCATAACAAGGCCGTTCAACGCGCAGTTGTTGTTAGAACTAAAAAAGAAATCCGTCGTCCGGACGGTTCTTATATCCGTTTCGATGATAACGCAGTTGCAATTATCGACGACAAAGGAAACCCGAAAGGGACCCGTATTTTCGGGCCAGTAGCTCGCGAACTTCGCGATAAAAAATACGCTAAGATCATCTCCCTAGCGCCGGAGGTTTTATAA
- the rpsQ gene encoding 30S ribosomal protein S17, translated as METAKKHIKKSLLSEGKVVSTAMDKTLVMLVEARKTHPKFKKIVRRTIKMKVHDERNECQVGDRILAIETRPLSREKRHRLFKIVEKAK; from the coding sequence ATGGAAACTGCAAAGAAGCATATAAAAAAATCACTTCTGAGCGAAGGTAAAGTCGTGAGCACCGCTATGGATAAAACCCTCGTGATGCTCGTGGAAGCTCGTAAGACTCACCCTAAGTTTAAGAAGATCGTTCGTAGAACCATTAAAATGAAGGTTCATGACGAAAGAAATGAATGCCAAGTAGGAGATAGAATTCTGGCGATCGAAACCAGACCTCTATCCCGTGAAAAGCGTCACCGTCTATTTAAGATCGTAGAAAAGGCAAAGTAA
- the rpmC gene encoding 50S ribosomal protein L29 produces MKKIKLAELKDAEILAQLEDARKIIRTARFQYGVARSLENPKVIANAKKKIARLLTIQKNRELAAKPGSTKARRYSRATRKRQALAKANASVKKAAKGTN; encoded by the coding sequence GTGAAAAAGATCAAACTCGCAGAATTGAAAGACGCAGAAATTTTAGCACAATTGGAAGATGCTCGTAAGATCATTCGTACGGCACGTTTCCAATACGGAGTGGCTCGTTCTTTGGAAAACCCGAAGGTGATTGCTAACGCGAAAAAGAAAATCGCGCGTCTTCTAACTATCCAAAAGAACAGAGAGTTGGCTGCGAAGCCTGGTTCCACTAAAGCCAGACGTTATTCAAGAGCGACTCGTAAGAGACAAGCTCTGGCAAAGGCGAATGCTTCTGTTAAAAAAGCAGCTAAAGGAACGAACTGA
- the rplP gene encoding 50S ribosomal protein L16, whose amino-acid sequence MLSPKRVKFRKRQRGRLKGNDERGSKVSFGEFGLKAVTSGRLTARQIEAARITINRQVKRGGKLWIRIFPHLPITKKPAETRMGKGKGNPEFWIAEIRPGRVLFEMSGIDEATAKKALDLAAYKLPVQTEFVKRSTL is encoded by the coding sequence ATGTTATCACCTAAAAGAGTTAAGTTCAGAAAAAGACAAAGGGGCCGCTTGAAAGGAAACGACGAGCGTGGTTCCAAAGTGTCCTTCGGAGAGTTCGGTTTGAAAGCCGTTACTTCCGGACGTTTGACTGCAAGACAGATAGAAGCGGCAAGGATCACTATCAACCGTCAGGTTAAAAGAGGCGGGAAACTTTGGATTCGGATCTTCCCTCATCTACCTATTACCAAAAAACCAGCGGAAACTCGTATGGGTAAAGGTAAAGGTAACCCTGAGTTCTGGATCGCAGAGATCAGACCTGGTAGAGTTTTATTCGAAATGAGCGGGATCGATGAAGCGACCGCTAAAAAAGCTTTGGATCTGGCTGCTTATAAACTGCCGGTTCAAACCGAATTTGTGAAGAGGTCTACGCTGTGA
- the rpsC gene encoding 30S ribosomal protein S3 yields MGQKVNPIGLRIGITRGWDSIWFSQADYKKNLHEDIRIRRFIQGRFKEAGVVKVVVERFPEKINVNLHTAKPGVVIGKNGANIEAVKKVLKTMTEKPLNLNIIEVKKPETIAQCIAESIAIQIQERQPFRRVMKQELRRAMRGGVEGIKILISGRLNGADMARREGYREGRIPLHTLRAKIDLGFREASTTFGQIGVKVWTYTGDFISNKEESEEDKYAVKRRTN; encoded by the coding sequence ATGGGACAGAAAGTTAACCCAATCGGACTTCGTATCGGAATTACCCGCGGATGGGATTCCATCTGGTTCTCGCAAGCAGACTATAAGAAGAACCTGCACGAAGATATTAGAATTCGTAGATTTATCCAAGGCCGTTTCAAAGAAGCAGGCGTTGTAAAAGTTGTAGTGGAGCGTTTTCCTGAGAAGATCAATGTAAACCTTCACACTGCTAAACCCGGTGTGGTAATCGGTAAAAACGGTGCGAATATCGAAGCCGTTAAAAAAGTCCTTAAGACTATGACCGAAAAACCTCTTAACCTCAACATTATCGAAGTTAAGAAGCCGGAGACGATCGCACAATGTATCGCCGAGTCTATCGCGATCCAAATCCAAGAGCGCCAACCGTTCCGCCGCGTGATGAAACAAGAACTTCGTCGTGCGATGAGAGGTGGAGTAGAAGGAATTAAGATCCTTATCTCTGGTCGTTTGAACGGAGCGGACATGGCTCGTCGCGAAGGTTATCGTGAAGGAAGAATTCCTCTTCATACACTTAGAGCGAAAATCGATCTAGGATTCCGTGAAGCCAGCACCACTTTCGGACAAATCGGAGTGAAGGTTTGGACTTATACCGGGGACTTCATTAGCAATAAAGAAGAGTCCGAAGAAGATAAATACGCCGTTAAGAGAAGGACCAACTGA
- the rplV gene encoding 50S ribosomal protein L22: MEAVAIARFVRMSPRKLRLVADEIRGYEVAEALDILKYTNKRAIEPIFKLIKSASANAVVKSDNADPGKMFIKKILVDEGPILKRFRPRARGRAARIRKRTSHVTVVISD, translated from the coding sequence ATGGAAGCCGTAGCAATCGCAAGATTTGTCAGAATGTCCCCACGTAAACTTCGCCTTGTTGCGGATGAGATCCGTGGCTACGAAGTTGCAGAAGCTCTGGATATTCTGAAATATACGAACAAAAGAGCCATCGAGCCTATTTTCAAACTTATCAAATCCGCTTCCGCAAACGCAGTTGTGAAAAGTGATAATGCTGATCCAGGCAAGATGTTCATTAAAAAGATCCTGGTGGACGAAGGCCCGATCCTAAAACGCTTCCGTCCTCGTGCTCGTGGAAGAGCTGCAAGGATCCGTAAGAGAACCAGCCACGTAACCGTGGTAATCTCGGATTAA